Part of the Streptomyces sp. NBC_01460 genome, TCTACTCCCTGGACTGCCTGGCACTGACCCGCACGACCGAGGTGCACGCCTTCAGCCACGTCACCGGCGGCGGCCTGGCCAACAACCTGGCCCGGGTGATCCCGGACGGGCTGCACGCGACGGTCGACCGTGGCACCTGGACGCCCGGAGCCGTCTTCGACCTGGTCGGCAAGGCCGGACAGGTCGAGCGGCTGGAGCTGGAGAAGACGCTCAACATGGGTGTCGGCATGATCGCGGTCGTCCCGGCCGACTCGGTGGACGTGGCTCTGACGACGCTGGCCGACCGGGGTGTCGACTCCTGGGTGGCCGGTGAGATCACCGAGCGCGGGGACCACACGACGGGCGCCGAGCTGACCGGCGGCTACGCACGGTAGGACGCCATGACCGCCGGTCCGGGACACCACCGGACCGGCGGCGATGGGCGCCCTCGCCTCGCGCGTCGATCGCGCGCGCACGCCGTCCGTCCGTGCCGGGACAGCACAGAACCCGGTCCGGGCAGGCCCGGACCGGGTTGATGTGTCAGCGCGAGGTCAAGCGCCGCGGCGCTGTGACGACGGACCGGACTGGTCGTCCTCGTCCGCGTCCTCGTCGTCGTTGTACTGATCCGCGTACTGTGCGTACGGGTCATCTTCCTCGTCGTCGTCCTCGAACGGCTCGGCGTTCGGTGGCTGACTCGAAGGTGATGCGCCCAGCTCATTGGCCAGACGCGAAAGGTCGGTCCCGCCGCTGCTGTACTTCAGCTGACGGGCGACCTTTGTCTGCTTGGCCTTTGCCCGGCCGCGCCCCATGGCTCGACCCCCTCGGTGACGGGGCTCGACGGCCCCAGAGTCTTGACACGCGTTCATGTTTCAGGACGGACTCTCGGCAGAGAGACCGCGCCCGTGGCTTTAACGGTACCTGCTTCCTCGGCCATACGGTACGCCGCCCGCATCACGCGCCTCGGTGCAGGACCGCAGAGGAGCCCTTCCTCGCTGGTCAACCCCGATTTTAACCTCTTGCGGACGGCCGACCCGCCGACCGGAGTGAGTCTTGTCTCCCCGCGGCCCGCCGGCCCTCCTCCCGCCCGCGCGCGAGCCCCCGTCACCGGCCCTTCCGAACGGGGCGGTGGCGAGGGCTCGGCGGCTCGACGCGGCGCGCGGGAGCCGTCAGGGGCGGCGGGCGTCCGCCATCCGCTGCTCGGCGATGCGGTCGGCGGCGGCGGCCGGCGGAATCCCGTCCGCCTTCGCACGTGCGAATATGGCCAGCGTGGTGTCGAAGATCTTCGTGGCCTTCGCCTTGCACCGGTCGAAGTCGAAGCCGTGGAGCTCATCGGCGACCTGGATCACGCCTCCGGCGTTCACCACGTAGTCCGGTGCGTACAAAACCGATCGGTCGGCAAGGTCCTTCTCGACGCCGGGGTGCGCGAGCTGGTTGTTGGCCGCGCCGCACACCACCTTGGCGGTGAGCACGCGGACGCTCTCGTCGTTCAGCGCGCCGCCGAGTGCGCACGGGGCGTAGATGTCGAGGCCCTCGGTGCGGATCAGCGCGTCCGTGTCCACGGCCACCGAGACCTCGGGGTGCAGATCGGTGACCCGGCGTACGGACTCCTCGCGCACGTCCGTGACGACGACCTCGGCGCCGTCGCTCAGCAGGTGCTCGACCAGGTGGTGTCCGACCTTGCCGACACCCGCGACGCCGACCTTGCGGCCGCGCAGGGTGGGGTCGCCCCAGAGGTGCTGGGCCGAGGCCCGCATGCCCTGGAAGACGCCGAACGCGGTGAGGACGGAGGAGTCGCCCGCGCCGCCGTTCTCGGGGGACCGGCCGGTCGTCCAGCGGCACTCCCGGGCGACGACGTCCATGTCGGCCACGTAGGTGCCGACGTCACACGCCGTCACGTAGCGTCCGCCGAGCGAGGCCACGAACCGTCCGTAGGCCAGCAGCAGTTCGTCGGACTTGATCACGTCCGGGTCGCCGATGATGACGGCCTTGCCGCCGCCGTGGTCGAGGCCGGCCATGGCGTTCTTGTACGACATGCCGCGCGACAGGTTCAGCGCGTCCGCGACGGCCTCCTCCTCGGAGGCGTACGGGTAGAAGCGGGTCCCGCCGAGGGCCGGGCCCAGGGCGGTGGAGTGGAGGGCGATGACGGCCTTGAGGCCGCTGGCGCGGTCCTGGCAGATCACGACTTGCTCGTGACCCCCCTGGTCCGAGTGGAAAAGGGTGCGCAGGACATCAGCCGGGACGGGCACGCCGGTCACATCGGTCACTGTGGTGACTCCCAAGTACGAAGCGCGGAAGACCCTCCTGAAGGTGGGGAGGGCCCCGGACCGACCGGCAGCGGACGGTCCGACTGGGCAAGAGCGTAAGTCCTCGTGACACGTAGATCTGTTCCCGTGCCCGGGATCACCCCCCTGTGGAGTACGGGCGTGACACGATTCCGGCATGTCGGTGGTGTCTTCGGTGCTCGTCCCTTATGCGTCCTACCTGCGGGTGTACGAGCCGCTCGCCGCCTTCCGCGAACCCGAGCGGAGCCACTGGACGCGGTACGCGCGGCGCTCGGAGCTCCCCACGGCGCAGGACGAACTGCGCCGCTCCCTCGCGGATCTCGTTCCCACCCCGCCGGTGGCGGTGCCGGTGCACGAGAGCGCGGACGCCTTCGTCGCGGTGGTCGACGGCGCGATCTGCGTCTGCCCGTGGCGGACCCGGATGCGGGGCTGGCTGGCCATGGGCGAACTGGGGGGTCTGTTTCCGGCCACTGTGCTGGACGCCGTGCTGCCCCCGGTGGTGCGGGGACAGGTGGCGGCGGACTACGAGCGGTGGGCCGAGCGGAACCCGGACGCCCGCCCCTGGATCCGGACCACGGTCTGGCACGTGCCGGTGCGCTGGTTCGTGCTGTTCGACGACGAGGAGCGGGAGTACGTCGCCGCCGGTGCCGGGGTGGAGCGACCGCTGCTGCGGTACCGGACCCCGATGGTGCAGGCGCGCCGTCGGCTGGCCAGGGCGCTGCGGACGCTGCGGGAGACGGTGGACGAAGGGCCGCTCACCGAGGGCCTCGTGGAGGTGGGGCGCTGGCTCGAGGAGTTCCATCCGCGCGCCATGGTCGAGCTGGACTACGGCGGCCTGGTCCACGCCCTGAGCGGCGAGCAGCTCGCCGGGGACCGCTCGGCCGCGGACGTGGCCGAGGGCATCGCGGCGCTGCGCTCCGGGGACAGCGATGCGGCGGGTGTCGCGTACGGGCGTCTGGCCGACCGCTGGCGCGCGGTGCGCGACCTGCAGTCCTCCAACTAGTCCGAAGCGGTGTGAATTGGGCCGCACCGTCGCATAGAGGGGCTTTCCGCAGGGAAGAGACATCCTGTGAGGTGTCCGACATCTGTCGGCGCCGAGGAAGCCGGGCGGAGGTGAACGGGGATGCCATGCGGCGAACTGACGGGCCATGAACCGGCGTCGAGTGTGACGCGTGCGACAGGTGGGACGGGAGTCAACCTGTGGGCGCCGGGACCTACGTCCTGAACCGGGCCTTTGCCTCAAGCGTGACGGACAGCACTAACGGGGCCCTTGCGCCCTTCCCTACTCCTCATGCCAAAATAGGACAAGGAGTCCGGGGAGGACTCTGTCCGCCCAACTATGGGCGGAATGCTCAGCATTGCACGCTATGGGGGGTCTGACGACTTCTGACGACTCCTGTTCGCCCTGTGACTGATCGTTACTGGGGCGTGACTGTCCGCTATGGCATGGTCCATCGGCTTCCGTCGCTGATGAACACCTGGGAGGGCAATTCCATCGGTTTGGCCGACGTGGCTGGACGGATGGTGTAGTTGTAGTGCCGAGGACAAGCCGTTCGTCCTATAACCGACTCGGCCCGCGTCCGCCATTTCGGGCAACGCGGGTCAAGGTGCAGAATTTAGAGGAAAGAACCGAGAAGGTTCGGTTCTCCCGAGGAGGCCGCTCATGACCGCTCGCACCCCTGATGCCGAGCCGCTGCTGACCCCGGCTGAGGTTGCCACGATGTTCCGCGTGGACCCGAAGACGGTCACCCGTTGGGCAAAGGCTGGCAAGCTCACGTCCATCCGCACGCTCGGTGGGCATCGCCGGTACCGCGAGGCAGAGGTCCGCGCACTGCTTGCGGGTATTCCGCAGCAGCGCAGCGAGGCCTGACACACCCCTGTCGCCGCAGCCACAACAGGGCGCTGAAGGGTCCCCCAACCCCCGGCGTCCGCACTCATAGCTCCATACGACGGGTGCCCGCCCCAACGGGTGCCATGCCTGTGACATGCGGGTTCGTCGTTCGATCGCGCTGGACTCCGCCGGGTCCAGCGCGATCTTTTTTGTGCCCGGGGCCGGGAGGTGCTCTCCGCGGGCGGGTCCGCCGGCGCCCGAACGGCTCCCGCTGCTGCCCGAACCTGCCGACGGGTCGGTTTGCGGGAGGTCCTGTGCGACTCCGGGCGGGCCTGTTCGAGGCTGTTCGCCCGGTCCCGGGCGCCGTGGGACAGCTCGGGCGGAACGGTCCGGGATGTACGCCCACGGCAGTGCAATGGCACATATTAAATTCGCCAGTTGTAGGAAGTACGTAAAGTGCCCCCTGCGAAAAACTGGTGTGGTGACTCCCGTCACACCCGTGCGGCCCTGCCACCTACGAGCCTGCCACCGGGTGTGCGTGCCTGGCTGCGGGAGATGGTCATGTCGTGGGGGGACCTTCGTCCCCGGGGCGGATCTCGGGGCGGTCCTCGGGGCGGACCTCCGGGCGGAGTTCCGGGCGCGTCTCCGGCCCGGCCTCCGGTCGGAGGCCGGGAAGGGCCTCGGGGCCGCCCGCCTGTCCTCGGTTCCGTGACGGAGGCAGGTGGGGGAGGGGTGTCGCCCCGCTCCCCGCCGCAGGGGCTCCGGCGGCCGTCTCCGGGGCGCGCGACGGATCGGCCGAGTTGCCGGGCTCGCCGGGCGCGCACGGCGCCTGTGGGGCCGTCAGGGGTTCCATGGCGAGCCGCAGCAGGCGGTGGCAGATCGGACAGTGCCGGGTGAGGTGGCGGTAGCCGGAGGCGGCCGCCAGGTGGGCGCGCAGCAGCGCGCGGGTCTCGTGCCTTTCCGTGGGCGCAGACATACGTGCGGCCTCCCGGTGGACCCGGCCGCCCCGGGCCGAGGGAAACAGGGGCGGACTCCGTCCTACGGAGTTACCCGCGGCGGACGCCGGCGTCAAGACGAACGAAAGCCCGGATCCAGGGGATCCGGGCTTTCGTTCACTGCGGTCCTGACGGGATTTGAACCCGCGGCCTCCACCTTGACAGGGTGGCGAGCACTCCAAACTGCTCCACAGGACCAGGTTTTCGCTTCCGGCCTTGCGGCTGGCTGCGAAGACAGACTCTACAGGAGGTCCCGGGGCAGGTCGAACTCACTCACCGTGCGGACGTCACTACGGCCCGGTGGAGGGCCGGTTCACGGTGCGGCCGCGTCGATCGCCTTCACGATCCGCTTGTCGGAGACGGGCTGTGCGGTGCCCAGTGCGTGCGCGAAGTAGCTCACCCGGAGCTCCTCGATCATCCAGCGGATGTCCAGGACCTCCTGGGGCACGGGCCTTCCCTGCGGCAGCTGTTCGAGCAGCCAGGCGTACTCGTCCTGCATCTCGTGGACCTTCTCCATGCGCGTGGTGTCGCGCTGGACGTTCGTCGGCATCTGCTGCAGCCGGCGGTCCTCGGCGACGAGGTAGCGCATCAGGTCGGGCAGTCTGCGCAGTCCGGTCGCGGTGACGAACCCGGGCGGTACGAGGCGGGCCAGGTGGTCCCGTACGTCCGTCACGTTGTTGATCAGGACCAGGCTGTTCGTCGACTTCAGGCGGCGCTCGCAGGCCTGCCAGGCGGCCAGGATCTGCTGCACCTGGCCGATGGTGCGGACGGTGAGGTCCACGAGGTCGGCGCGGACCTTGTCGTACAGCTTCCGGAACGACGCCTCGTCCCAGGCCGGGCCCCCGTGCGCGGCGATCAGCCGGTCGGCCGCCGCCGTCGCGCAGTCGTCGAACAGCGCCTGGATGGAGCCGTGCGGATTGCGGGACAGCGCCAGCTTCTGCTGGTTGGTGAGCTTGTCCGAGGCGAATTTGGCCGGATTCACCGGGATGTTCAGCAGGATCAGCTTCCGCGTTCCGCGCCACATCGCCTGCTGCTGCTCGGCCTCCGTGTCGAAGAGCCGTACGGCGACGGTCTCGCCCTGGTCGGTGAGGGCCGGATACGCCTTCACCGGCTGGCCGGCCCGCCGGGTCTCGAAGACGCGGTTCAGGGTGCCGATGGTCCAGTCCGTGAGGCCCGAACGCTCGATGGACTCGCCCGACGGCCCCGCGGTGGCCGCGGCCGCCTTGGAGAGGGCCTGGCGGGCCTTGGGGCGCAGCTGGATCTTCAGCGCGTCCAGGTCCTTGTCCTCGGCCACCTTGCGGCGCCGTTCGTCGGTGATCCGGAAGGTGATCTTCAGGTGGTCGGGGATCCGTGACAGGTCGAAGTCGTCGGCCGTGACCGGGACGCCGACCATCCGCTGGAGCTCGCGGGCGAGCGTGAACGGCAGGGGTTCCTGGAGCGGGACGGCCCGGTCGAGGAACTTGTCCGCGTAGTTCGGCGCGGGGACGTAGTGCCGGCGGATCGGCTTGGGCAGCGAGCGGATCAGCTCGGTGACCACCTCTTCGCGCAGGCCCGGGATCTGCCAGTCGAAGCCCTCGGAGGTGACCTGGTTGAGCACCTGGAGCGGGATGTGGACGGTCACACCGTCGGCGTCCGCGCCCGGCTCGAACTGGTAGGTCACCCGGAACTTGAGCTTCCCCTGCCGCCAGGAGTCCGGGTAGTCGTCCTTGGTGACGGCCCCGGCCTTCTCGTTGATGAGCATCGAGCGCTCGAAGTCGAGCGCGTCCGGCTCGTCGCGGCGCTTGTGCTTCCACCAGGAGTCGAAGTGCGCCCCGGAGACGACGTGCTCCGGGATCCGCCCGTCGTAGAAGTCGAAGAGCGTCTCGTCGTCCACGAGGATGTCGCGGCGCCTGGCGCGGTGCTCCAACTCCTCGACCTCGCCGAGCAGTTTGCGGTTGTCATGGAAGAACTGGTGGTGGGTGCGCCAGTCGCCCTCGACCAGGGCGTTGCGGATGAACAGATCGCGCGACGCCTCCTGGTCGATACGGCCGAAATTGATCTTGCGCTGGGCGACGATCGGCACTCCGTAGAGCGTGACCCGCTCGTACGCCATCACCGCTGCCTGGTCCTTCTCCCAGTGCGGCTCGCTGTAGGTCCGCTTCAGCAGGTGCTCGGCGAGTGGCTCGATCCACTCCGGTTCGACCTTCGCGTTGACGCGTGCCCACAGCCGGGACGTCTCGACGAGCTCGGCCGACATCACGAAGCGCGGCTGCTTCTTGAAGAGCGCGGAGCCCGGGAAGATCGCGAACTTGGCGCTGCGCGCGCCCAGGTACTCGTTCTTCTCGGTGTCCTTCAGGCCGATGTGCGACAGCAGCCCGGCCAGCAGCGAGGTGTGCACCGCCTGCTCGGGCACGCCCTCGTCGGCCCGGGGCTCCTCGACGGCGATGCCCATCTGCTTGGCGACCGTACGGAGCTGCGCGTAGATGTCCTGCCATTCCCGGATCCGCAGGAAGTTCAGGAACTCCTGCTTGCACATCCGGCGGAAGGAGGACGAGCCGCGCTCCTTCTGCTGCTCGCGGACGTAGCGCCAGAGGTTCAGGTACGCCAGGAAGTCGGAGGTCTCGTCCTTGAAGCGGGCGTGGTTCTGGTCGGCCTGCGTCTGCTTCTCCGAGGGCCGCTCACGCGGGTCCTGGATGGAGAGCGCCGCCGCGATGACCATGACCTCGCGGGCGCAGCCGTTCTTGTCGGCCTCGATGACCATGCGGGCGAGGCGGGGGTCCACCGGCAGCTGCGAGAGCTTGCGGCCCAGCGGGGTGAGCCGCTTCTTCGGATCCTTCTCGTCCGGGTCGAGCGCGCCGAGCTCCTGCAGCAACTGGACGCCGTCGCGGATGTTGCGGTGGTCCGGCGGGTCGATGAAGGGGAACTTCTCGATGTCGCCGAGGCCGGCCGCGGTCATCTGGAGGATGACGGAGGCGAGGTTGGTCCGCAGGATCTCGGGGTCGGTGAACTCCGGACGGGTCAGGAAGTCGTCCTCGGAGTACAGCCGGATGCAGATGCCGTCCGACGTACGGCCGCAGCGGCCCTTGCGCTGGTTGGCGCTGGCCTGCGAGATCCGCTCGATCGGCAGTCGCTGGACCTTGGTGCGGTGGCTGTAGCGGGAGATGCGGGCGTTGCCCGGGTCGATCACGTACTTGATGCCGGGGACGGTCAGGGAGGTCTCCGCGACGTTCGTCGCCAGGACGATCCTGCGTCCGGTGTGGCGCTGGAACACGCGGTGCTGCTCGGCGTGCGAGAGGCGTGCGTAGAGGGGGAGCACCTCGGTGTGTCTGAGGTTGCGCTTGTTCAGCGCGTCCGCCGTGTCGCGGATCTCCCGCTCACCGGAGAGGAAGACGAGGACGTCGCCGGGGCCCTCGTGGTCCAGCTCGTCCACCGCGTCGCAGATCGCGGTGATCTGGTCGCGGTCGGAGTCCGAGGAGTCCTCCTCGAGAAGGGGGCGGTAGCGGACCTCCACCGGATACGTACGCCCGCTGACCTCCACGATCGGCGCCTCGCCGAAGTGCTTGGCGAAGCGCTCCGGATCGATGGTCGCCGAGGTGATGACGACCTTCAGGTCGGGGCGCTTGGGCAGCAGCCGGGCCAGATAGCCCAGCAGGAAGTCGATGTTCAGGGACCGCTCGTGCGCCTCGTCGATGATGATCGTGTCGTAGGCGAGGAGCTCGCGGTCCGTCTGGATCTCGGCCAGCAGGATGCCGTCCGTCATCAGCTTCACGAAGGTCGCGTCCGGGTTCACCTGGTCGGTGAAGCGCACCTTCCAGCCGACGGCCTCGCCGAGCGGGGTCTTCAGCTCGTCGGCGACGCGCTCGGCGACGGTGCGTGCCGCGATCCGGCGGGGCTGGGTGTGCCCGATCATGCCCCGGACGCCGCGCCCCAGCTCCATGCAGATCTTGGGGATCTGGGTGGTCTTGCCCGAGCCGGTCTCACCCGCGACGATCACGACCTGGTGGTCGCGTATCGCCTCCAGGATGTCGTCCTTCTTCTGGCTGACCGGAAGCTGTTCCGGGTACGACAGGGCGGGAATCCGCGCGGCGCGTCCCGCGAGCCGCTCGGCCGCCTTCCCGGCCTCGGCCGAGATCTCGTCCAGCACGGACTGGCGGGCCTCGGGCTTGCGGATGCGGCGGGCACCCTCGAGGCGGCGGCCGAGCCGGTGCGCGTCGCGGAGCGAGAGCTGCCCGAGCTGGGTCTGGAGATCGGCGAAGGAAGTAGACATACGGATCCCAGGATCTCACCCGGGCGCGAGGAGTGGCGAACGTATTTCACCCGGGCCGCGTCAGGCGTGTCCCGGAGGGCTCCACCCCCGGGCCGGTGGTCACGGAACGGTACGAAGTCGTCACAGCACGTACCATTCCGGGCAACCGACCACCCGTCCCGTACAAGGCGGTCCCATGTCCCGGGAGATACCCGCTCCCGCCGAACGCTCCGCGCAGGGGGCGCCGGCGGGCCCCACCCTCCGCTCTCCCCTCGTACGCCCCGCTCGCCCCCACGCACCCGCACGGAGCGCCGCATGACCACGCCCGCCCGCCGCCCCTCACCCTCCGCGAAGGAGCCGTCCTCCCTGAGGAAACCGCTGCTCTTCGGCCTCGTCGTCGTGCTCGCCGCCGGGCTGCTCGGCTTCGTGTCCTACCGGGCGACCGCCCCGGACGCACCCGCCTCCGACACCCCGGCCGCCACGGCCACCGGACCGGACCCGGACGTCTACCGGGAGCTGGCGGAGCTCGCCCGGCGCGACCCGGGCGACAAGCTGGCACAGGGGCGCGCCGACGCCCCGGTCGTCCTGATCGAGTACGCCGACTTCCAGTGCGGCTACTGCGGGAAGTTCGCCCGGGACACCGAACCCGAACTGATCAGGAGGTACGTCGACGACGGCACCCTGCGCATCGAGTGGCGGAACTTCCCGATCTTCGGCACGGCGTCCGAGGCGGCCGCCCGCGCCTCCTGGGCGGCGGGGCGGCAGGACCGCTTCTGGGCCTTCCACCGGGCGGCCTACGCCGAGGACGCCAAGGAGAAGGGGTTCGGCGCGGACCGTCTCAGGGCCCTCGCCCGCCAGGCCGGCGTGAAGGACCTGGACCGCTTCACGCGGGACGCCGGCAGCGCGGCGGCCACCGAAGCGGTCACGGAGGACCGGGATCAGGCGTACGGCATCGGGGCCACGTCCACCCCGTCCTTCCTCGTCAACGGCCGTCCTCTGGCCGGAGCCCAGCCCATGGCGGTCTTCACCCAGGCCATCGAAGCGGCGGCGGCGGAGGAAGCGAACGTCGGGAACGCCGGGGACCCCGCGAAGTGACCCCGGACATCGGTTACTTCGCCGCCCTGCTCGGCGGCCTGCTCGCCCTCGTCAGCCCGTGCAGCGCCCTGCTGCTCCCGGCCTTCTTCGCCTACAGCGTCGACTCGGCCGCACGGCTCCTCACGCGTACGGGAATCTTCTACGCCGGTCTCGCCACCACCCTCGTCCCGCTCGGGGCCGCCGGCTCCTACGCCGGCCGGCTCTTCTACGGACACCGGGACGCCCTCGTCCTGGGCGCGGGCTGGCTGATCATCGGGCTGGGGGTGGCCCAGATCGCCGGGCGGGGCTTCGCCTCCCGGCGGATGACGGAGCTCAGTGGCCGGATCCGGCCCACGAAGGCCTTCTCCGTCTACGCCCTCGGCGCGGTCTACGGGCTGGCGGGCTTCTGCGCCGGACCCGTCCTCGGCAGCGTCCTCACGGTGGCAGCCGTCAGCGGCAGCCCCGTCTACGGGGGGCTCCTGCTCGCCGTGTACGCCCTCGGCATGGCCGTCCCGCTGTTCGTGCTCGCCCTGCTCTGGGACCGCTTCGACCTCGGGCGGAGGGCCTGGCTGCGCGGCCGGCCGCTGCGCGCCGGGCGCTTCGAGGTGCACAGCACCTCGCTGCTCTCCGGCCTCTTCTTCGCCGGCCTCGGGGTGCTCTTCCTCGTGTACGACGGGACGACCGCGCTGCCCGGACTCCTGGACGTGGACGCCTCGTTCGCCGTGGAGGGATGGGCCCGGCGCGTGGGCGAGCGGGTGTCGGACACGGCGGCGCTGGGGGCCGCGGTGGTCGTGGTGCTGCTGATCCTCGCGGTGCAGGTGTGGCGCAGGCGTTCCGGCCGGAAGGAGGAAGAGGCGGTCTGAGGACGGCCGGACGCGCCGGAGCACGACGAAGGCCCCGTCCACCGGACGGGGCCTTCGGGTGGTGGCTGGGGCCGGGATCGAACCGGCGACCTATCGCTTTTCAGGCGATCGCTCGTACCAACTGAGCTACCCAGCCACGCAGCTCATACGGGCTGCAGCGGTCCTGACGGGATTTGAACCCGCGGCCTCCACCTTGACAGGGTGGCGAGCACTCCAAACTGCTCCACAGGACCAAGCTAATGTGCGA contains:
- a CDS encoding DUF3073 domain-containing protein, whose amino-acid sequence is MGRGRAKAKQTKVARQLKYSSGGTDLSRLANELGASPSSQPPNAEPFEDDDEEDDPYAQYADQYNDDEDADEDDQSGPSSQRRGA
- the hrpA gene encoding ATP-dependent RNA helicase HrpA; translated protein: MSTSFADLQTQLGQLSLRDAHRLGRRLEGARRIRKPEARQSVLDEISAEAGKAAERLAGRAARIPALSYPEQLPVSQKKDDILEAIRDHQVVIVAGETGSGKTTQIPKICMELGRGVRGMIGHTQPRRIAARTVAERVADELKTPLGEAVGWKVRFTDQVNPDATFVKLMTDGILLAEIQTDRELLAYDTIIIDEAHERSLNIDFLLGYLARLLPKRPDLKVVITSATIDPERFAKHFGEAPIVEVSGRTYPVEVRYRPLLEEDSSDSDRDQITAICDAVDELDHEGPGDVLVFLSGEREIRDTADALNKRNLRHTEVLPLYARLSHAEQHRVFQRHTGRRIVLATNVAETSLTVPGIKYVIDPGNARISRYSHRTKVQRLPIERISQASANQRKGRCGRTSDGICIRLYSEDDFLTRPEFTDPEILRTNLASVILQMTAAGLGDIEKFPFIDPPDHRNIRDGVQLLQELGALDPDEKDPKKRLTPLGRKLSQLPVDPRLARMVIEADKNGCAREVMVIAAALSIQDPRERPSEKQTQADQNHARFKDETSDFLAYLNLWRYVREQQKERGSSSFRRMCKQEFLNFLRIREWQDIYAQLRTVAKQMGIAVEEPRADEGVPEQAVHTSLLAGLLSHIGLKDTEKNEYLGARSAKFAIFPGSALFKKQPRFVMSAELVETSRLWARVNAKVEPEWIEPLAEHLLKRTYSEPHWEKDQAAVMAYERVTLYGVPIVAQRKINFGRIDQEASRDLFIRNALVEGDWRTHHQFFHDNRKLLGEVEELEHRARRRDILVDDETLFDFYDGRIPEHVVSGAHFDSWWKHKRRDEPDALDFERSMLINEKAGAVTKDDYPDSWRQGKLKFRVTYQFEPGADADGVTVHIPLQVLNQVTSEGFDWQIPGLREEVVTELIRSLPKPIRRHYVPAPNYADKFLDRAVPLQEPLPFTLARELQRMVGVPVTADDFDLSRIPDHLKITFRITDERRRKVAEDKDLDALKIQLRPKARQALSKAAAATAGPSGESIERSGLTDWTIGTLNRVFETRRAGQPVKAYPALTDQGETVAVRLFDTEAEQQQAMWRGTRKLILLNIPVNPAKFASDKLTNQQKLALSRNPHGSIQALFDDCATAAADRLIAAHGGPAWDEASFRKLYDKVRADLVDLTVRTIGQVQQILAAWQACERRLKSTNSLVLINNVTDVRDHLARLVPPGFVTATGLRRLPDLMRYLVAEDRRLQQMPTNVQRDTTRMEKVHEMQDEYAWLLEQLPQGRPVPQEVLDIRWMIEELRVSYFAHALGTAQPVSDKRIVKAIDAAAP
- a CDS encoding DUF6274 family protein; the encoded protein is MSAPTERHETRALLRAHLAAASGYRHLTRHCPICHRLLRLAMEPLTAPQAPCAPGEPGNSADPSRAPETAAGAPAAGSGATPLPHLPPSRNRGQAGGPEALPGLRPEAGPETRPELRPEVRPEDRPEIRPGDEGPPTT
- a CDS encoding cytochrome c biogenesis CcdA family protein produces the protein MTPDIGYFAALLGGLLALVSPCSALLLPAFFAYSVDSAARLLTRTGIFYAGLATTLVPLGAAGSYAGRLFYGHRDALVLGAGWLIIGLGVAQIAGRGFASRRMTELSGRIRPTKAFSVYALGAVYGLAGFCAGPVLGSVLTVAAVSGSPVYGGLLLAVYALGMAVPLFVLALLWDRFDLGRRAWLRGRPLRAGRFEVHSTSLLSGLFFAGLGVLFLVYDGTTALPGLLDVDASFAVEGWARRVGERVSDTAALGAAVVVVLLILAVQVWRRRSGRKEEEAV
- a CDS encoding Leu/Phe/Val dehydrogenase encodes the protein MTDVTGVPVPADVLRTLFHSDQGGHEQVVICQDRASGLKAVIALHSTALGPALGGTRFYPYASEEEAVADALNLSRGMSYKNAMAGLDHGGGKAVIIGDPDVIKSDELLLAYGRFVASLGGRYVTACDVGTYVADMDVVARECRWTTGRSPENGGAGDSSVLTAFGVFQGMRASAQHLWGDPTLRGRKVGVAGVGKVGHHLVEHLLSDGAEVVVTDVREESVRRVTDLHPEVSVAVDTDALIRTEGLDIYAPCALGGALNDESVRVLTAKVVCGAANNQLAHPGVEKDLADRSVLYAPDYVVNAGGVIQVADELHGFDFDRCKAKATKIFDTTLAIFARAKADGIPPAAAADRIAEQRMADARRP
- the bldC gene encoding developmental transcriptional regulator BldC, which encodes MTARTPDAEPLLTPAEVATMFRVDPKTVTRWAKAGKLTSIRTLGGHRRYREAEVRALLAGIPQQRSEA
- a CDS encoding DsbA family protein, translated to MTTPARRPSPSAKEPSSLRKPLLFGLVVVLAAGLLGFVSYRATAPDAPASDTPAATATGPDPDVYRELAELARRDPGDKLAQGRADAPVVLIEYADFQCGYCGKFARDTEPELIRRYVDDGTLRIEWRNFPIFGTASEAAARASWAAGRQDRFWAFHRAAYAEDAKEKGFGADRLRALARQAGVKDLDRFTRDAGSAAATEAVTEDRDQAYGIGATSTPSFLVNGRPLAGAQPMAVFTQAIEAAAAEEANVGNAGDPAK